One genomic window of Lytechinus variegatus isolate NC3 chromosome 1, Lvar_3.0, whole genome shotgun sequence includes the following:
- the LOC121411808 gene encoding zinc finger protein GLIS2-like isoform X2 produces MDSMDSPLLDKVPSTGLQFKYTPTSFRLQPPPFNAASDSQNKDDNWRKDSTCHHQLSSKNEESGNTDPHGNNNNTEVEVEKMMSSASSALAKQGVTVLVGCGINELSSEQSSLTPVAIQGNQRLENSNIEMDSKPAVSLDNLLVGGLSDGAHHMTAISGKGGMINVCKWASCYQRFNRLEELVYHVNERHVRLEKDTEYCCRWEGCQRKGKGFNARYKMLIHVRTHTNEKPHQCPLCLKSFSRLENLKIHNRSHTGERPYVCPVEGCNKRYSNSSDRFKHTRTHLEEKPYSCKVHGCHKRYTDPSSLRKHIKSHGHYASRYSSKSTDSLSNSTNSVTAITGPVGLSITSTSPSLSISPPAPTPKPIVPPVPAITAMTTGTSVSDGVIVYPIIVHPPNLPPHYSYVTVPTGALTSISTALPTSPLFSSPVVPSSSIIGNHMLEPSTIGTVPQSAKLDATYAGLNLGLGALPMDATKRDDRLRLSIKPSGMEVLMPGASSPLTKTQTVPSTSVISTSMS; encoded by the exons ATGGATTCTATGGACTCTCCCCTTTTGGACAAAGTGCCCTCAACTGGTCTCCAATTCAAGTATACCCCGACATCATTCAGACTTCAACCACCCCCATTCAATGCGGCTTCAGATTCACAGAACAAAGACGATAATTGGAGGAAGGACAGTACATGCCATCATCAATTGAGCTCCAAGAATGAAGAATCTGGAAACACAGATCCCCATGGCAACAATAACAACACCGAAGTCGAAGTTGAGAAGATGATGTCATCTGCTTCTTCTGCCCTTGCAAAGCAAG GAGTAACAGTACTAGTGGGATGTGGAATAAACGAACTATCAAGTGAACAGTCATCGCTGACACCTGTCGCTATTCAAGGTAACCAAAGACTTGAGAACAGTAACATTGAGATGGATAGCAAACCTGCTGTCTCGTTGGACAACCTTCTGGTAGGTGGCTTATCAGATGGAGCGCATCATATGACAGCGATTAGTGGAAAAGGTGGCATGATAAAT GTCTGTAAATGGGCATCGTGCTACCAGAGATTCAACAGGCTTGAAGAATTGGTTTATCATGTTAATGAGAGACATGTGAGACTTGAGAAAGACACAGAGTATTGCTGTAGATGGGAAGGCTGCCAGAGGAAAGGAAAAGGCTTCAATGCAAG ATACAAGATGTTAATCCATGTACGTACACACACTAATGAGAAGCCTCATCAATGCCCGCTGTGTCTCAAGAGCTTTTCACGACTGGAGAACCTCAAGATCCATAACCGCTCTCATACAG GTGAAAGGCCGTATGTGTGTCCAGTAGAGGGTTGCAACAAAAGGTACTCTAACTCAAGTGACCGCTTTAAGCATACACGGACACACTTAGAGGAAAAGCCATACAGCTGCAAAGTGCACGGCTGCCACAAACGATACACGGACCCTAGCTCTTTACGCAAACATATAAAATCTCACGGTCACTACGCAAGTCGTTATTCTTCCAAATCAACAGACTCCTTATCGAATAGTACTAATTCAGTGACTGCAATAACAGGACCTGTCGGTTTGAGTATAACATCAACATCGCCCTCTTTGTCCATATCCCCACCGGCACCTACTCCCAAACCCATCGTGCCACCGGTACCAGCCATAACGGCAATGACTACTGGGACAAGCGTATCCGATGGAGTGATCGTCTATCCTATCATCGTACACCCTCCGAATTTACCACCTCACTATAGCTACGTGACGGTACCCACGGGTGCGTTGACCAGTATATCAACTGCCTTACCCACAAGCCCCCTCTTCTCCAGCCCTGTCGTCCCATCCAGTAGCATCATTGGTAATCATATGCTAGAGCCTTCTACCATAGGGACTGTTCCGCAAAGTGCCAAACTTGATGCGACCTATGCCGGTCTGAACCTTGGTCTTGGTGCCTTACCGATGGATGCCACCAAAAGGGATGACAGACTTCGACTTTCCATCAAACCATCGGGAATGGAAGTCCTGATGCCTGGAGCGTCTAGTCCCCTGACTAAAACACAAACTGTGCCTTCTACTTCTGTTATTTCAACTAGCATGTCATGA
- the LOC121411808 gene encoding zinc finger protein GLIS2-like isoform X1, whose amino-acid sequence MDSMDSPLLDKVPSTGLQFKYTPTSFRLQPPPFNAASDSQNKDDNWRKDSTCHHQLSSKNEESGNTDPHGNNNNTEVEVEKMMSSASSALAKQGVTVLVGCGINELSSEQSSLTPVAIQGNQRLENSNIEMDSKPAVSLDNLLVGGLSDGAHHMTAISGKGGMINLSNISSSKSSSSIGYTRTIFHTDHVGDGNEYKSEPEPIMDRPEENTRSTLLVCKWASCYQRFNRLEELVYHVNERHVRLEKDTEYCCRWEGCQRKGKGFNARYKMLIHVRTHTNEKPHQCPLCLKSFSRLENLKIHNRSHTGERPYVCPVEGCNKRYSNSSDRFKHTRTHLEEKPYSCKVHGCHKRYTDPSSLRKHIKSHGHYASRYSSKSTDSLSNSTNSVTAITGPVGLSITSTSPSLSISPPAPTPKPIVPPVPAITAMTTGTSVSDGVIVYPIIVHPPNLPPHYSYVTVPTGALTSISTALPTSPLFSSPVVPSSSIIGNHMLEPSTIGTVPQSAKLDATYAGLNLGLGALPMDATKRDDRLRLSIKPSGMEVLMPGASSPLTKTQTVPSTSVISTSMS is encoded by the exons ATGGATTCTATGGACTCTCCCCTTTTGGACAAAGTGCCCTCAACTGGTCTCCAATTCAAGTATACCCCGACATCATTCAGACTTCAACCACCCCCATTCAATGCGGCTTCAGATTCACAGAACAAAGACGATAATTGGAGGAAGGACAGTACATGCCATCATCAATTGAGCTCCAAGAATGAAGAATCTGGAAACACAGATCCCCATGGCAACAATAACAACACCGAAGTCGAAGTTGAGAAGATGATGTCATCTGCTTCTTCTGCCCTTGCAAAGCAAG GAGTAACAGTACTAGTGGGATGTGGAATAAACGAACTATCAAGTGAACAGTCATCGCTGACACCTGTCGCTATTCAAGGTAACCAAAGACTTGAGAACAGTAACATTGAGATGGATAGCAAACCTGCTGTCTCGTTGGACAACCTTCTGGTAGGTGGCTTATCAGATGGAGCGCATCATATGACAGCGATTAGTGGAAAAGGTGGCATGATAAAT CTAAGCAATATATCTTCCAGCAAGTCTAGTAGTTCAATAGGGTACACCAGGACCATATTCCATACTGACCATGTGGGCGATGGAAATGAGTACAAGAGTGAACCGGAACCAATCATGGACAGACCTGAAGAAAATACACGTAGCACATTACTG GTCTGTAAATGGGCATCGTGCTACCAGAGATTCAACAGGCTTGAAGAATTGGTTTATCATGTTAATGAGAGACATGTGAGACTTGAGAAAGACACAGAGTATTGCTGTAGATGGGAAGGCTGCCAGAGGAAAGGAAAAGGCTTCAATGCAAG ATACAAGATGTTAATCCATGTACGTACACACACTAATGAGAAGCCTCATCAATGCCCGCTGTGTCTCAAGAGCTTTTCACGACTGGAGAACCTCAAGATCCATAACCGCTCTCATACAG GTGAAAGGCCGTATGTGTGTCCAGTAGAGGGTTGCAACAAAAGGTACTCTAACTCAAGTGACCGCTTTAAGCATACACGGACACACTTAGAGGAAAAGCCATACAGCTGCAAAGTGCACGGCTGCCACAAACGATACACGGACCCTAGCTCTTTACGCAAACATATAAAATCTCACGGTCACTACGCAAGTCGTTATTCTTCCAAATCAACAGACTCCTTATCGAATAGTACTAATTCAGTGACTGCAATAACAGGACCTGTCGGTTTGAGTATAACATCAACATCGCCCTCTTTGTCCATATCCCCACCGGCACCTACTCCCAAACCCATCGTGCCACCGGTACCAGCCATAACGGCAATGACTACTGGGACAAGCGTATCCGATGGAGTGATCGTCTATCCTATCATCGTACACCCTCCGAATTTACCACCTCACTATAGCTACGTGACGGTACCCACGGGTGCGTTGACCAGTATATCAACTGCCTTACCCACAAGCCCCCTCTTCTCCAGCCCTGTCGTCCCATCCAGTAGCATCATTGGTAATCATATGCTAGAGCCTTCTACCATAGGGACTGTTCCGCAAAGTGCCAAACTTGATGCGACCTATGCCGGTCTGAACCTTGGTCTTGGTGCCTTACCGATGGATGCCACCAAAAGGGATGACAGACTTCGACTTTCCATCAAACCATCGGGAATGGAAGTCCTGATGCCTGGAGCGTCTAGTCCCCTGACTAAAACACAAACTGTGCCTTCTACTTCTGTTATTTCAACTAGCATGTCATGA